One part of the Myxococcales bacterium genome encodes these proteins:
- a CDS encoding SLC13 family permease produces MSNGPAAPVPPSSAVRAFFFLSGPVAGLLAAGMAHRAGLSSAAVVTAGVTALCAAWWIFEPLPLAATSLLPFVVFPAAGVLSHEQVAAAYGHTLVLLFLGGFLLSAGMERSGAHERVAMLMVRAVGGGGRRLVLGFMVAAAATSMWISNTATTLMLLPMAAAAAARVGDPGVSRALMLGIAYASSIGGLGTPIGSPPNIVFMAIYNAQSGATFSFVDWMRVGVPVVLVFTPLAWWWLTRHVGPVPVVPPPRPGAWSVGQKRVLGVFVAAAVLWITRTSPAGGWNGWLEVLFAYQGKGELVGDSTVALAGAFVLFLIPDGQGARLLDWPTAERIPWGILLLFGGGIAIAQAFSASGLSAALGGALDGLTRLPPLVMIAGVCLVVTFLTEVTSNTATANVIMPILMAAALAADVKAPLLMVPAALSCSCAFMLPVATPPNAVVFGAGYVTVKDMARAGLVLNLMGVVLISLLSWLLL; encoded by the coding sequence ATGTCCAACGGCCCCGCCGCCCCCGTGCCGCCTTCCTCGGCCGTACGGGCCTTTTTCTTCCTGTCCGGACCCGTGGCGGGGCTACTGGCCGCTGGCATGGCGCATCGCGCAGGGCTTTCCTCGGCGGCCGTGGTCACCGCGGGCGTGACGGCACTGTGTGCCGCCTGGTGGATCTTCGAGCCTCTGCCTCTTGCCGCCACCTCGCTCCTGCCTTTCGTGGTGTTTCCAGCCGCCGGCGTGCTCTCCCACGAGCAGGTGGCGGCGGCCTACGGGCACACGCTCGTGCTGCTCTTTCTCGGTGGGTTTCTGCTCTCGGCGGGTATGGAACGTTCGGGGGCCCACGAACGCGTGGCGATGCTCATGGTCCGTGCGGTGGGGGGAGGGGGCCGGCGTTTGGTGTTGGGGTTCATGGTGGCGGCCGCGGCCACCAGTATGTGGATCTCCAATACGGCCACGACGTTGATGCTCCTGCCCATGGCGGCCGCGGCGGCGGCGCGCGTGGGCGATCCAGGCGTGTCGCGGGCTCTCATGTTGGGCATTGCTTACGCCTCCAGCATCGGGGGGCTGGGCACGCCCATCGGCTCGCCCCCCAACATCGTTTTCATGGCGATTTACAACGCCCAGTCGGGCGCCACGTTCAGCTTTGTCGACTGGATGAGGGTGGGCGTGCCCGTGGTGTTGGTGTTTACGCCGCTCGCCTGGTGGTGGCTCACCCGTCACGTGGGCCCCGTGCCCGTTGTGCCTCCCCCGCGCCCGGGCGCCTGGTCGGTGGGGCAAAAGCGGGTGCTCGGGGTGTTCGTCGCGGCCGCCGTTTTGTGGATCACCCGCACCTCCCCGGCCGGGGGCTGGAACGGGTGGCTCGAGGTCCTGTTTGCGTACCAAGGCAAAGGGGAGCTCGTGGGTGACAGCACGGTGGCGCTCGCCGGGGCGTTCGTGCTGTTTCTCATCCCGGACGGCCAGGGCGCCCGGCTTTTGGACTGGCCCACGGCCGAGCGGATCCCCTGGGGCATTCTCTTGCTCTTCGGCGGGGGCATCGCGATTGCACAAGCCTTCTCGGCCTCCGGGCTCTCGGCCGCCCTGGGGGGCGCGCTCGACGGCCTGACCCGTCTGCCCCCCCTGGTGATGATCGCAGGCGTCTGTCTGGTGGTGACCTTCCTCACCGAGGTCACCAGCAACACCGCCACCGCGAACGTCATCATGCCGATCCTCATGGCCGCGGCGCTTGCGGCCGACGTGAAGGCCCCCTTGCTCATGGTGCCCGCGGCGCTTTCGTGTAGCTGCGCCTTCATGCTGCCCGTAGCCACGCCCCCGAACGCCGTGGTGTTCGGGGCTGGTTACGTGACCGTCAAAGACATGGCGCGCGCGGGCCTCGTGCTGAACCTCATGGGGGTGGTGCTGATCTCGCTCCTCTCCTGGCTCCTGCTCTAA
- a CDS encoding DUF1592 domain-containing protein, whose amino-acid sequence MKFEPRLRWSPRSISGPRHPGYLVTWACLAATFPAGCSGSISSGVDEGDGATDESPTGGAPLGGGGGGGRANPGAGGDGTPPGTGRGGGASPTPSAEPLQLFRLTRAEYDNTVRDLLGTAQRPGATFASDRDQTFAFARPGVVSTHDTTLFRDAAESLAKEAAGKMASLLPCQPQTGAETSCARTFIETFGRRAFRRPVSPEEAGRFAALYETARATWTLSFHESVAVVIEAVLQSPHFLYHWEEEDVSQAAGELTPLGPYHLASRLSYFLWGSMPDDELLTAAAEGNLATDAGLQTQVKRMLESPKARSQFSGFVADWLDFDLLPTRDKQASIYPAWSAQTLAAVVDETARFAEHAAFDTGGHLTELYGSRKAFLEDRTRPLYGAAQAGSLELDPGQRRGLFTRAAFLALNGASDGSHPVRRGHAVFAKALCGHLPMTPPNVPEARSADTGGTTRERFADHATNPCATTCHGILDPLGFLFEHYDGIGQYRTQDANQPVDATATVNLDGEPQPFESALPFLEALGRSKAGEDCFARQLFRFGLRRNETEADEAALAGVVARFTGDDARIPALMEQIALSKPFRFRKPTP is encoded by the coding sequence ATGAAGTTCGAACCACGCCTGCGATGGTCTCCCCGTTCAATTTCGGGCCCGCGACACCCGGGCTACCTCGTCACCTGGGCCTGTCTCGCCGCCACGTTTCCGGCAGGGTGTTCGGGCTCCATCAGCTCGGGCGTGGATGAGGGTGACGGGGCCACCGACGAGTCACCTACCGGAGGGGCCCCTCTGGGCGGCGGCGGAGGGGGCGGTCGGGCCAACCCGGGCGCCGGCGGAGACGGCACGCCGCCCGGGACGGGTCGTGGCGGCGGCGCGAGCCCCACCCCCAGCGCCGAGCCCCTGCAGCTTTTCAGGCTCACCCGTGCCGAATACGACAACACGGTCCGCGATCTTTTGGGCACCGCCCAGCGCCCCGGCGCCACGTTCGCGAGCGACCGGGACCAGACGTTCGCCTTCGCACGCCCCGGCGTCGTGTCGACCCACGACACCACCTTGTTCCGCGACGCGGCCGAGAGCCTGGCCAAAGAGGCCGCCGGGAAAATGGCGAGCCTTTTGCCCTGCCAGCCCCAGACGGGCGCGGAGACCTCCTGTGCCCGCACCTTCATCGAGACCTTCGGCCGCCGTGCCTTCCGCCGCCCCGTGAGCCCCGAGGAGGCCGGGCGCTTCGCCGCGCTTTACGAAACGGCGCGGGCCACCTGGACGCTCAGCTTCCACGAGTCGGTCGCGGTCGTCATCGAAGCCGTGCTTCAATCGCCGCACTTCCTTTACCACTGGGAAGAAGAGGACGTGAGCCAGGCGGCCGGCGAACTCACGCCCCTCGGGCCCTACCATCTGGCTTCGCGGCTATCCTACTTTCTGTGGGGCTCGATGCCCGACGACGAGCTGCTCACTGCGGCCGCCGAGGGCAATCTGGCCACCGACGCGGGCCTGCAAACCCAGGTCAAGCGTATGCTGGAGTCACCCAAGGCGCGTTCCCAGTTCTCCGGATTCGTGGCGGACTGGCTCGACTTCGATCTGCTGCCCACCCGTGACAAACAGGCCAGCATCTACCCCGCATGGTCCGCGCAGACGCTCGCGGCCGTGGTGGACGAGACCGCCCGCTTCGCCGAGCACGCTGCGTTCGACACCGGGGGGCATCTCACCGAGCTTTACGGAAGCCGCAAAGCTTTTCTCGAAGACCGCACCCGCCCGCTCTACGGAGCCGCCCAGGCGGGTTCCCTCGAGCTCGACCCAGGCCAGCGGCGGGGTCTCTTCACACGCGCCGCGTTTTTGGCCCTCAATGGCGCAAGCGATGGCTCCCACCCCGTGCGCCGCGGGCACGCGGTGTTTGCCAAGGCGCTCTGCGGGCACCTTCCCATGACCCCCCCGAACGTGCCCGAGGCGCGCTCGGCCGATACGGGTGGCACCACCCGTGAGCGCTTTGCCGACCACGCCACCAATCCCTGTGCCACCACCTGTCACGGCATTCTCGACCCGCTCGGCTTTCTCTTCGAGCACTACGACGGCATCGGACAGTACCGCACGCAAGACGCCAACCAGCCCGTGGACGCCACGGCCACCGTGAACCTCGACGGTGAGCCCCAGCCTTTCGAAAGCGCGCTTCCCTTCTTGGAAGCCCTGGGGCGCAGCAAAGCCGGCGAGGACTGCTTCGCCCGTCAACTCTTCCGCTTCGGCCTGCGCCGGAATGAAACAGAGGCCGACGAGGCCGCTTTGGCAGGCGTCGTCGCGCGCTTTACGGGCGACGACGCCCGGATCCCTGCCCTGATGGAGCAGATCGCGCTGTCCAAGCCCTTCCGTTTCCGCAAACCCACGCCTTGA
- a CDS encoding NAD(P)-dependent oxidoreductase, with protein sequence MPHSEDKRSLRGKTLFITGASRGIGLAIGLRAAQDGANVVVAAKTTEAHPKLPGTIYTAAAAIEAAGGHALPVILDVRDEAQIASAVKAAVDTFGGIDILVNNASAISLGRTPETPLKRFDLMHTINVRGTYACTQACLPHLARAENPHVLMMSPPLHLEPRHFGPHVAYSLSKFGMSLCVLGFAEEFRARGIGVNALWPRTTIATAAVRNLLGGDEAIKGSRHPAIVADAAHAIFLREGRTCTGNFFIDEDVLREAGVDDFASYAVDPTADLLPDLFL encoded by the coding sequence ATGCCCCACTCGGAAGACAAACGGTCGCTGCGGGGAAAGACCCTGTTCATCACCGGCGCGAGCCGCGGCATCGGCCTGGCCATAGGCTTGCGGGCCGCCCAGGACGGGGCCAACGTGGTGGTGGCGGCCAAGACCACCGAAGCACACCCGAAGCTGCCGGGCACCATTTACACCGCCGCCGCCGCGATCGAGGCCGCCGGCGGACACGCCCTGCCCGTGATCCTGGACGTACGAGACGAGGCCCAGATTGCGTCCGCCGTGAAGGCGGCCGTGGACACCTTTGGCGGCATCGACATTCTGGTGAACAACGCCAGCGCCATCTCCCTCGGCCGCACCCCCGAAACACCGCTCAAGCGCTTCGACCTGATGCATACGATCAACGTGCGCGGCACCTACGCGTGCACCCAGGCCTGCTTGCCTCACCTGGCGCGCGCCGAGAACCCCCACGTCCTGATGATGTCGCCCCCGCTTCACCTCGAACCCCGTCACTTCGGCCCCCACGTGGCGTACTCCCTGTCGAAGTTCGGCATGAGCCTGTGCGTGCTGGGCTTCGCAGAGGAGTTCCGGGCCCGAGGCATCGGCGTCAACGCTCTGTGGCCGCGCACCACGATCGCCACCGCGGCCGTGCGCAACCTGCTGGGGGGCGACGAGGCGATCAAGGGCTCGCGGCATCCAGCCATCGTGGCCGACGCCGCTCACGCGATTTTCCTGCGCGAGGGTCGCACCTGCACGGGCAACTTCTTCATCGACGAGGACGTGTTGCGCGAGGCAGGCGTCGACGACTTCGCGTCCTACGCGGTGGACCCCACGGCGGACCTCCTGCCCGATCTCTTCCTGTGA